From one Coffea eugenioides isolate CCC68of chromosome 11, Ceug_1.0, whole genome shotgun sequence genomic stretch:
- the LOC113754358 gene encoding ribose-phosphate pyrophosphokinase 4-like translates to MSASTALPPPKFSGVSATPTKFPSSKPTLLLPSKNCKSLTRCELKSLDNNKWTVDCVSGTGGDPIHIILKPPATTPLGMTSLDSAVKTSKRVCLFYCAEMKALAERIAAESDAIELRGITWRTFEDGFPNLFISNAHGIRGQHVAFLASFSSPGVIFEQLSVIYALPKLFVSSFTLVLPFFPTGTSERMEEEGDVATAFTLARILSNIPISKGGPTSLVIFDIHALQERFYFGDNILPCFESAIPLLLKRLQQLPDSDNISIAFPDDGAWKRFHKQLQHFPTIICAKVREGDQRIVRLKEGEPNGRHVVIVDDLVQSGGTLIECQKVLAKHGASKISAYVTHGIFPNRSWERFDHDKGGNPENGLSYFWITDSCPQTVKEVKNRAPFEVLSLAAVIATALQISCGFGSIFEVGSLFLLKLSLPWVK, encoded by the exons ATGTCCGCTTCCACCGCCCTTCCACCGCCAAAATTCTCCGGAGTTTCGGCTACCCCAACCAAATTCCCAAGTTCCAAACCCACTCTCTTGCTTCCGTCCAAAAACTGTAAATCACTCACCCGATGCGAGCTCAAAAGCTTGGACAATAATAAGTGGACCGTGGATTGCGTCTCCGGCACCGGGGGCGACCCCATTCACATTATTCTAAAGCCTCCGGCTACAACTCCTTTAGGAATGACTTCTTTAGATTCAGCTGTTAAGACTTCGAAGAGAGTATGCTTGTTTTATTGCGCGGAAATGAAGGCTCTTGCTGAGCGAATTGCCGCCGAATCTGACGCCATTGAGCTTCGTGGCATCACCTGGAG GACGTTTGAAGATGGATTCCCCAACTTATTCATATCGAATGCTCACGGCATTCGTGGACAgcacgttgctttccttgcttctTTTAGTTCTCCTGGAGTAATTTTTGAGCAACTGTCTGTCATCTATGCACTTCCAAAGCTCTTTGTCTCCTCATTCACGCTTGTGCTTCCTTTTTTCCCAACTGGCACCTCAGAGCGTATGGAGGAGGAAGGGGATGTTGCTACAGCTTTCACGCTTGCTAGGATTTTATCAAACATTCCTATCTCAAAAGGAGGACCCACGAGTTTAGTAATCTTTGATATACATGCCTTGCAG GAAAGATTTTACTTCGGGGACAATATTTTGCCTTGCTTTGAAAGTGCAATACCGTTGCTCTTAAAGAGGCTTCAGCAGCTTCCTGACTCTGACAAT ATATCCATAGCCTTTCCTGATGATGGTGCATGGAAACGATTTCACAAGCAGCTACAGCATTTCCCTACG ATTATTTGTGCTAAAGTCAGGGAAGGTGACCAGAGAATTGTGCGGCTTAAGGAGGGAGAACCTAATGGACGTCATGTTGTGATAGTAGATGATCTCGTGCAATCTGGTGGCACTTTGATAGAGTGCCAG AAAGTGTTGGCCAAACATGGAGCCTCAAAAATAAGTGCTTATGTGACACATGGGATTTTCCCAAACAGGTCATGGGAACGTTTTGATCACGATAAGGGAG GGAACCCTGAGAATGgtttgagttacttttggatcACAGACTCGTGTCCGCAGACAGTCAAAGAGGTCAAGAACAGAGCCCCGTTTGAGGTTCTTAGCCTTGCTGCCGTGATTGCTACTGCTCTTCAGATTAGCTGTGGCTTTGGAAGCATTTTTGAAGTTGGGAGTTTGTTCCTCTTAAAGCTATCACTTCCATGGGTCAAATGA